A single region of the Balaenoptera ricei isolate mBalRic1 chromosome 12, mBalRic1.hap2, whole genome shotgun sequence genome encodes:
- the DYNLT1 gene encoding dynein light chain Tctex-type 1 isoform X2, with protein MEDYQATEETAFVVDEVSNIVKEAIESAIGGNAYQHSKVNQWTTNVVEQTLSQLTKLGKPFKYIEERSGIAHGKFLLLGQLY; from the exons ATGGAAGACTACCAGGCTACCGAGGAG ACTGCTTTTGTTGTTGATGAAGTGAGCAACATTGTAAAAGAG GCCATAGAAAGTGCCATCGGTGGCAACGCCTATCAGCACAGCAAAGTCAATCAGTGGACCACAAACGTAGTGGAGCAGACCTTAAGCCAACTCACCAAGCTGGGGAAACCATTTAAATACATTG AAGAACGGAGCGGGATTGCACACGGCAAGTTCCTGCTTCTGGGACAGCTCTACTGA
- the TMEM181 gene encoding transmembrane protein 181 isoform X4: MRLYTLSKRHFVLVFVVFFVCFGLTVFVGIRGPKVIQTSAANFSLNNSKELKPVQILSNPLSTYNQQLWLTCVGELDHSKETAIQTNFTMTVKVDGVGQDGTTMFVHNKVHNRTRTLTCAGKCAEIIVAHLSYLNYTQYTVTVGFKHLKERIKEMNFTWKTYDPAFSHLEIWFRFVFVVLTFVVTCLFAHSLRKFSMRDWGIEQKWMSVLLPLLLLYNDPFFPLSFLVNSWFPGMLDDLFQSVFLCALLLFWLCVYHGIRVQGERKCLTFYLPKFFIVGLLWLACVTLGIWQTINELHDPMYQYRVDTGNFQGMKVFFMVVAAMYILYLLFLIVRACSELRHMPYVDLRLKFLTALTFVVLIISIVILYLRFGAQVLQDNFVAELSTHYQNSAEFLSFYGLLNFYLYTLAFVYSPSKNALYESQLKDNPAFSMLNDSDDDVIYGSDYEEMPLQNGQAIRAQYKEGSESD; the protein is encoded by the exons GACCCAAAGTGATCCAGACTTCTGCAGCTAATTTTTCACTAAATAATAGCAAAGAG ctAAAGCCAGTTCAGATACTTTCAAACCCGCTGTCTACATATAACCAGCAACTATGGCTGACATGTGTTGGCGAGTTGGATCATTCAAAAG aaACAGCTATTCAGACAAACTTCACCATGACTGTTAAGGTCGATGGTGTAGGTCAGGACGGGACCACCATGTTCGTTCATAATAAAGTTCACAATCGGACGAGGACCCTCACATGTGCAGGG AAATGTGCAGAAATTATTGTGGCTCACCTCAGCTACTTGAATTACACTCAATATACAGTGACTGTGGGATTCAAACACCTGAAGGAACGCATCAAGGAAATGAACTTCACC TGGAAGACTTACGACCCTGCATTTTCCCACTTGGAAATTTGGTTCCGATTCGTCTTTGTGGTGCTTACCTTCGTTGTCACT TGCCTGTTTGCTCACTCCCTCCGGAAGTTTTCCATGCGAGACTGGGGCATCGAGCAGAAGTGGATGTCCGTTCTCCTGCCTCTGCTGCTGCTTTACAACG ACCCGttcttccccctctccttcctggtGAACAGCTGGTTCCCGGGGATGCTGGACGACCTCTTCCAGTCTGTGTTCCTGTGTGCCCTGCTGCTCTTCTGGCTGTGCGTGTACCACGGGATCCGGGTGCAG ggagaaagGAAGTGCTTGACTTTCTATTTGCCTAAATTCTTCATTGTTGGACTATTGTGGTTGGCCTGTGTTACCCTCGGAATATGGCAGAC AATTAATGAATTACATGATCCAATGTACCAGTATCGAGTTGACACAGGAAATTTTCAG GGAATGAAGGTTTTCTTCATGGTGGTGGCCGCCATGTACATCTTATACCTTTTGTTCCTGATCGTGCGGGCCTGCTCCGAGCTGCGGCACATGCCTTATGTAG atCTCAGGTTGAAATTTTTGACAGCATTGACTTTTGTAGTGCTTATCATTAG CATCGTCATCCTTTATTTAAGGTTCGGAGCACAAGTATTACAAGACAATTTTGTAGCTGAACTGTCAACTCACTACCAGAATT CAGCTGAATTCTTATCTTTCTACGGCTTGTTGAACTTTTACCTCTACACTTTGGCCTTTGTGTATTCGCCCTCGAAGAACGCCCTGTACG AGTCCCAGCTGAAGGACAATCCCGCCTTCTCCATGCTCAACGACTCGGACGATGACGTGATATACGG GAGTGACTATGAAGAGATGCCCCTGCAGAATGGCCAGGCCATCCGGGCCCAGTACAAGGAGGGGTCTGAGAGTGACTGA
- the TMEM181 gene encoding transmembrane protein 181 isoform X1, producing MEPLAPMRLYTLSKRHFVLVFVVFFVCFGLTVFVGIRGPKVIQTSAANFSLNNSKELKPVQILSNPLSTYNQQLWLTCVGELDHSKETAIQTNFTMTVKVDGVGQDGTTMFVHNKVHNRTRTLTCAGKCAEIIVAHLSYLNYTQYTVTVGFKHLKERIKEMNFTWKTYDPAFSHLEIWFRFVFVVLTFVVTCLFAHSLRKFSMRDWGIEQKWMSVLLPLLLLYNDPFFPLSFLVNSWFPGMLDDLFQSVFLCALLLFWLCVYHGIRVQGERKCLTFYLPKFFIVGLLWLACVTLGIWQTINELHDPMYQYRVDTGNFQGMKVFFMVVAAMYILYLLFLIVRACSELRHMPYVDLRLKFLTALTFVVLIISIVILYLRFGAQVLQDNFVAELSTHYQNSAEFLSFYGLLNFYLYTLAFVYSPSKNALYESQLKDNPAFSMLNDSDDDVIYGSDYEEMPLQNGQAIRAQYKEGSESD from the exons GACCCAAAGTGATCCAGACTTCTGCAGCTAATTTTTCACTAAATAATAGCAAAGAG ctAAAGCCAGTTCAGATACTTTCAAACCCGCTGTCTACATATAACCAGCAACTATGGCTGACATGTGTTGGCGAGTTGGATCATTCAAAAG aaACAGCTATTCAGACAAACTTCACCATGACTGTTAAGGTCGATGGTGTAGGTCAGGACGGGACCACCATGTTCGTTCATAATAAAGTTCACAATCGGACGAGGACCCTCACATGTGCAGGG AAATGTGCAGAAATTATTGTGGCTCACCTCAGCTACTTGAATTACACTCAATATACAGTGACTGTGGGATTCAAACACCTGAAGGAACGCATCAAGGAAATGAACTTCACC TGGAAGACTTACGACCCTGCATTTTCCCACTTGGAAATTTGGTTCCGATTCGTCTTTGTGGTGCTTACCTTCGTTGTCACT TGCCTGTTTGCTCACTCCCTCCGGAAGTTTTCCATGCGAGACTGGGGCATCGAGCAGAAGTGGATGTCCGTTCTCCTGCCTCTGCTGCTGCTTTACAACG ACCCGttcttccccctctccttcctggtGAACAGCTGGTTCCCGGGGATGCTGGACGACCTCTTCCAGTCTGTGTTCCTGTGTGCCCTGCTGCTCTTCTGGCTGTGCGTGTACCACGGGATCCGGGTGCAG ggagaaagGAAGTGCTTGACTTTCTATTTGCCTAAATTCTTCATTGTTGGACTATTGTGGTTGGCCTGTGTTACCCTCGGAATATGGCAGAC AATTAATGAATTACATGATCCAATGTACCAGTATCGAGTTGACACAGGAAATTTTCAG GGAATGAAGGTTTTCTTCATGGTGGTGGCCGCCATGTACATCTTATACCTTTTGTTCCTGATCGTGCGGGCCTGCTCCGAGCTGCGGCACATGCCTTATGTAG atCTCAGGTTGAAATTTTTGACAGCATTGACTTTTGTAGTGCTTATCATTAG CATCGTCATCCTTTATTTAAGGTTCGGAGCACAAGTATTACAAGACAATTTTGTAGCTGAACTGTCAACTCACTACCAGAATT CAGCTGAATTCTTATCTTTCTACGGCTTGTTGAACTTTTACCTCTACACTTTGGCCTTTGTGTATTCGCCCTCGAAGAACGCCCTGTACG AGTCCCAGCTGAAGGACAATCCCGCCTTCTCCATGCTCAACGACTCGGACGATGACGTGATATACGG GAGTGACTATGAAGAGATGCCCCTGCAGAATGGCCAGGCCATCCGGGCCCAGTACAAGGAGGGGTCTGAGAGTGACTGA
- the TMEM181 gene encoding transmembrane protein 181 isoform X3 — translation MEPLAPMRLYTLSKRHFVLVFVVFFVCFGLTVFVGIRGPKVIQTSAANFSLNNSKELKPVQILSNPLSTYNQQLWLTCVGELDHSKETAIQTNFTMTVKVDGVGQDGTTMFVHNKVHNRTRTLTCAGKCAEIIVAHLSYLNYTQYTVTVGFKHLKERIKEMNFTWKTYDPAFSHLEIWFRFVFVVLTFVVTCLFAHSLRKFSMRDWGIEQKWMSVLLPLLLLYNDPFFPLSFLVNSWFPGMLDDLFQSVFLCALLLFWLCVYHGIRVQGERKCLTFYLPKFFIVGLLWLACVTLGIWQTINELHDPMYQYRVDTGNFQGMKVFFMVVAAMYILYLLFLIVRACSELRHMPYVDLRLKFLTALTFVVLIISIVILYLRFGAQVLQDNFVAELSTHYQNSAEFLSFYGLLNFYLYTLAFVYSPSKNALYESQLKDNPAFSMLNDSDDDVIYGAVLLQDCTASGWHGHSPPVCRARII, via the exons GACCCAAAGTGATCCAGACTTCTGCAGCTAATTTTTCACTAAATAATAGCAAAGAG ctAAAGCCAGTTCAGATACTTTCAAACCCGCTGTCTACATATAACCAGCAACTATGGCTGACATGTGTTGGCGAGTTGGATCATTCAAAAG aaACAGCTATTCAGACAAACTTCACCATGACTGTTAAGGTCGATGGTGTAGGTCAGGACGGGACCACCATGTTCGTTCATAATAAAGTTCACAATCGGACGAGGACCCTCACATGTGCAGGG AAATGTGCAGAAATTATTGTGGCTCACCTCAGCTACTTGAATTACACTCAATATACAGTGACTGTGGGATTCAAACACCTGAAGGAACGCATCAAGGAAATGAACTTCACC TGGAAGACTTACGACCCTGCATTTTCCCACTTGGAAATTTGGTTCCGATTCGTCTTTGTGGTGCTTACCTTCGTTGTCACT TGCCTGTTTGCTCACTCCCTCCGGAAGTTTTCCATGCGAGACTGGGGCATCGAGCAGAAGTGGATGTCCGTTCTCCTGCCTCTGCTGCTGCTTTACAACG ACCCGttcttccccctctccttcctggtGAACAGCTGGTTCCCGGGGATGCTGGACGACCTCTTCCAGTCTGTGTTCCTGTGTGCCCTGCTGCTCTTCTGGCTGTGCGTGTACCACGGGATCCGGGTGCAG ggagaaagGAAGTGCTTGACTTTCTATTTGCCTAAATTCTTCATTGTTGGACTATTGTGGTTGGCCTGTGTTACCCTCGGAATATGGCAGAC AATTAATGAATTACATGATCCAATGTACCAGTATCGAGTTGACACAGGAAATTTTCAG GGAATGAAGGTTTTCTTCATGGTGGTGGCCGCCATGTACATCTTATACCTTTTGTTCCTGATCGTGCGGGCCTGCTCCGAGCTGCGGCACATGCCTTATGTAG atCTCAGGTTGAAATTTTTGACAGCATTGACTTTTGTAGTGCTTATCATTAG CATCGTCATCCTTTATTTAAGGTTCGGAGCACAAGTATTACAAGACAATTTTGTAGCTGAACTGTCAACTCACTACCAGAATT CAGCTGAATTCTTATCTTTCTACGGCTTGTTGAACTTTTACCTCTACACTTTGGCCTTTGTGTATTCGCCCTCGAAGAACGCCCTGTACG AGTCCCAGCTGAAGGACAATCCCGCCTTCTCCATGCTCAACGACTCGGACGATGACGTGATATACGG tgcTGTCCTACTTCAGGACTGTACAGCCAGCGGCTGGCACGGCCATTCCCCGCCAGTGTGTCGAG cAAGAATTATTTAG
- the DYNLT1 gene encoding dynein light chain Tctex-type 1 isoform X1: protein MEDYQATEETAFVVDEVSNIVKEAIESAIGGNAYQHSKVNQWTTNVVEQTLSQLTKLGKPFKYIVTCVIMQKNGAGLHTASSCFWDSSTDGSCTVRWENKTMYCIVSAFGLSI, encoded by the exons ATGGAAGACTACCAGGCTACCGAGGAG ACTGCTTTTGTTGTTGATGAAGTGAGCAACATTGTAAAAGAG GCCATAGAAAGTGCCATCGGTGGCAACGCCTATCAGCACAGCAAAGTCAATCAGTGGACCACAAACGTAGTGGAGCAGACCTTAAGCCAACTCACCAAGCTGGGGAAACCATTTAAATACATTG TGACCTGTGTAATCATGCAGAAGAACGGAGCGGGATTGCACACGGCAAGTTCCTGCTTCTGGGACAGCTCTACTGATG GGAGCTGCACTGTGCGATGGGAGAACAAGACCATGTACTGCATTGTTAGCGCCTTCGGACTGTCCATTTGA
- the TMEM181 gene encoding transmembrane protein 181 isoform X2 — translation MEPLAPMRLYTLSKRHFVLVFVVFFVCFGLTVFVGIRGPKVIQTSAANFSLNNSKELKPVQILSNPLSTYNQQLWLTCVGELDHSKETAIQTNFTMTVKVDGVGQDGTTMFVHNKVHNRTRTLTCAGKCAEIIVAHLSYLNYTQYTVTVGFKHLKERIKEMNFTWKTYDPAFSHLEIWFRFVFVVLTFVVTCLFAHSLRKFSMRDWGIEQKWMSVLLPLLLLYNDPFFPLSFLVNSWFPGMLDDLFQSVFLCALLLFWLCVYHGIRVQGERKCLTFYLPKFFIVGLLWLACVTLGIWQTINELHDPMYQYRVDTGNFQGMKVFFMVVAAMYILYLLFLIVRACSELRHMPYVDLRLKFLTALTFVVLIISIVILYLRFGAQVLQDNFVAELSTHYQNSAEFLSFYGLLNFYLYTLAFVYSPSKNALYESQLKDNPAFSMLNDSDDDVIYGAVLLQDCTASGWHGHSPPVCRGLKS, via the exons GACCCAAAGTGATCCAGACTTCTGCAGCTAATTTTTCACTAAATAATAGCAAAGAG ctAAAGCCAGTTCAGATACTTTCAAACCCGCTGTCTACATATAACCAGCAACTATGGCTGACATGTGTTGGCGAGTTGGATCATTCAAAAG aaACAGCTATTCAGACAAACTTCACCATGACTGTTAAGGTCGATGGTGTAGGTCAGGACGGGACCACCATGTTCGTTCATAATAAAGTTCACAATCGGACGAGGACCCTCACATGTGCAGGG AAATGTGCAGAAATTATTGTGGCTCACCTCAGCTACTTGAATTACACTCAATATACAGTGACTGTGGGATTCAAACACCTGAAGGAACGCATCAAGGAAATGAACTTCACC TGGAAGACTTACGACCCTGCATTTTCCCACTTGGAAATTTGGTTCCGATTCGTCTTTGTGGTGCTTACCTTCGTTGTCACT TGCCTGTTTGCTCACTCCCTCCGGAAGTTTTCCATGCGAGACTGGGGCATCGAGCAGAAGTGGATGTCCGTTCTCCTGCCTCTGCTGCTGCTTTACAACG ACCCGttcttccccctctccttcctggtGAACAGCTGGTTCCCGGGGATGCTGGACGACCTCTTCCAGTCTGTGTTCCTGTGTGCCCTGCTGCTCTTCTGGCTGTGCGTGTACCACGGGATCCGGGTGCAG ggagaaagGAAGTGCTTGACTTTCTATTTGCCTAAATTCTTCATTGTTGGACTATTGTGGTTGGCCTGTGTTACCCTCGGAATATGGCAGAC AATTAATGAATTACATGATCCAATGTACCAGTATCGAGTTGACACAGGAAATTTTCAG GGAATGAAGGTTTTCTTCATGGTGGTGGCCGCCATGTACATCTTATACCTTTTGTTCCTGATCGTGCGGGCCTGCTCCGAGCTGCGGCACATGCCTTATGTAG atCTCAGGTTGAAATTTTTGACAGCATTGACTTTTGTAGTGCTTATCATTAG CATCGTCATCCTTTATTTAAGGTTCGGAGCACAAGTATTACAAGACAATTTTGTAGCTGAACTGTCAACTCACTACCAGAATT CAGCTGAATTCTTATCTTTCTACGGCTTGTTGAACTTTTACCTCTACACTTTGGCCTTTGTGTATTCGCCCTCGAAGAACGCCCTGTACG AGTCCCAGCTGAAGGACAATCCCGCCTTCTCCATGCTCAACGACTCGGACGATGACGTGATATACGG tgcTGTCCTACTTCAGGACTGTACAGCCAGCGGCTGGCACGGCCATTCCCCGCCAGTGTGTCGAG GACTCAAGAGCTGA